A single genomic interval of Armigeres subalbatus isolate Guangzhou_Male chromosome 1, GZ_Asu_2, whole genome shotgun sequence harbors:
- the LOC134207815 gene encoding double-stranded RNA-specific editase B2-like isoform X1, translated as MNRRNNPRGTQNRNQQQVQQQYEQQFVSSNGNNQQNQQQQQQQQQQQQQFEEPPQNNNDSTMPVDDTGDESEGGIGAKMRKIFANRKNLSPADRKRLEKERKARQLRRLRKLLTPKNAVVALHELQGPGMSEFTINTNGQETTAEIVVNNVRYEATAPNKHLAKARASEKALRDLVIAQMAKARQNAETKATTPSATNNGNNGSAAGSDDVEMAELPETDEVPMLHLASYALYKLFNEWQNEGFEIPAIKPAKAPVKLTEGGVHPLAPKVAKTKADLPSDAAARHPTALLALMRPQIPYEDLGSNNTNDPAKREFSVGVTVDGQRFIGKARSKKLARKEAAVAACRQLFDVQFAEVATE; from the exons ATGAACCGCCGAAACAATCCCCGTGGTACCCAGAACCGCAACCAACAGCAGGTGCAGCAGCAGTACGAACAGCAGTTCGTTTCCTCGAACGGAAACAACCAG caaaaccaacaacaacaacagcagcagcagcaacaacaacaacaatttgAGGAGCCTCCGCAGAACAACAACGATTCTACTATGCCGGTCGATGACACAGGAGATGAGTCCGAGGGCGGAATCGGAGCCAAGATGCGAAAGATTTTTGCCAACCGCAAGAATCTGAGCCCAGCCGATCGCAAACGTCTCG AAAAAGAACGTAAAGCACGTCAGCTGCGCCGTTTGCGCAAGCTGTTGACCCCGAAGAATGCCGTGGTGGCTCTCCACGAGCTCCAGGGGCCCGGCATGAGTGAGTTCACCATCAACACCAACGGCCAGGAGACGACGGCCGAAATCGTGGTCAACAACGTGCGCTACGAGGCTACCGCTCCGAACAAGCATCTCGCCAAGGCCCGCGCTTCGGAGAAGGCCTTGCGGGATCTTGTCATCGCCCAGATGGCCAAGGCTCGCCAGAATGCCGAAACCAAGGCCACCACCCCCAGTGCCACGAACAATGGCAACAATGGCTCGGCCGCTGGTAGCGATGATGTGGAAATGGCCGAACTTCCGGAAACCGACGAAGTGCCGATGCTGCACCTGGCTTCCTACGCCCTGTACAAGCTGTTcaacgaatggcaaaacgaggGATTCGAAATTCCGGCCATCAAGCCAGCCAAGGCCCCAGTCAAGCTCACCGAAGGAGGTGTTCACCCGCTAGCTCCAAAGGTCGCCAAAACCAAGGCCGATTTACCCTCTGATGCGGCTGCCCGTCATCCGACAGCCCTTCTCGCTCTG ATGCGCCCGCAAATCCCCTACGAAGACCTGGGCTCGAACAATACCAACGACCCAGCCAAGCGGGAGTTCTCCGTCGGAGTGACTGTCGACGGGCAACGATTCATCGGCAAGGCCCGGTCGAAGAAGTTGGCCCGCAAGGAGGCCGCTGTTGCCGCCTGCCGGCAACTATTTGACGTGCAGTTCGCTGAGGTCGCTACTGAGTAA
- the LOC134207815 gene encoding double-stranded RNA-specific editase B2-like isoform X2, giving the protein MPVDDTGDESEGGIGAKMRKIFANRKNLSPADRKRLEKERKARQLRRLRKLLTPKNAVVALHELQGPGMSEFTINTNGQETTAEIVVNNVRYEATAPNKHLAKARASEKALRDLVIAQMAKARQNAETKATTPSATNNGNNGSAAGSDDVEMAELPETDEVPMLHLASYALYKLFNEWQNEGFEIPAIKPAKAPVKLTEGGVHPLAPKVAKTKADLPSDAAARHPTALLALMRPQIPYEDLGSNNTNDPAKREFSVGVTVDGQRFIGKARSKKLARKEAAVAACRQLFDVQFAEVATE; this is encoded by the exons ATGCCGGTCGATGACACAGGAGATGAGTCCGAGGGCGGAATCGGAGCCAAGATGCGAAAGATTTTTGCCAACCGCAAGAATCTGAGCCCAGCCGATCGCAAACGTCTCG AAAAAGAACGTAAAGCACGTCAGCTGCGCCGTTTGCGCAAGCTGTTGACCCCGAAGAATGCCGTGGTGGCTCTCCACGAGCTCCAGGGGCCCGGCATGAGTGAGTTCACCATCAACACCAACGGCCAGGAGACGACGGCCGAAATCGTGGTCAACAACGTGCGCTACGAGGCTACCGCTCCGAACAAGCATCTCGCCAAGGCCCGCGCTTCGGAGAAGGCCTTGCGGGATCTTGTCATCGCCCAGATGGCCAAGGCTCGCCAGAATGCCGAAACCAAGGCCACCACCCCCAGTGCCACGAACAATGGCAACAATGGCTCGGCCGCTGGTAGCGATGATGTGGAAATGGCCGAACTTCCGGAAACCGACGAAGTGCCGATGCTGCACCTGGCTTCCTACGCCCTGTACAAGCTGTTcaacgaatggcaaaacgaggGATTCGAAATTCCGGCCATCAAGCCAGCCAAGGCCCCAGTCAAGCTCACCGAAGGAGGTGTTCACCCGCTAGCTCCAAAGGTCGCCAAAACCAAGGCCGATTTACCCTCTGATGCGGCTGCCCGTCATCCGACAGCCCTTCTCGCTCTG ATGCGCCCGCAAATCCCCTACGAAGACCTGGGCTCGAACAATACCAACGACCCAGCCAAGCGGGAGTTCTCCGTCGGAGTGACTGTCGACGGGCAACGATTCATCGGCAAGGCCCGGTCGAAGAAGTTGGCCCGCAAGGAGGCCGCTGTTGCCGCCTGCCGGCAACTATTTGACGTGCAGTTCGCTGAGGTCGCTACTGAGTAA